From a region of the Deinococcus metallilatus genome:
- a CDS encoding beta-glucosidase, giving the protein MIDATGHDRFATQDYARLAAAGMQTARDGLRWHRIEERPGVYEFGSLERQVRAARAAGVQVVWDLLHYGTPDHVDLFAPDFPDVFARFARAAALALAPETEGPLWLCPVNEISFLSWGGGEVGYLNPFVRGQGGVLKAQLVRAVIRAMDAVREVCPQARFLHAEPLLNIMAHPGQPTEAEAARREHEAQFEALDMLAGRLRPELGGAERYLDVIGLNFYPYNQWWHHDQPESRELVPYGHPAYRPLRDLLAAVHARYGRPLLLAETGTEDEERPAWFRMVARETLAAQAASVPVHGVCLYPVVNHPGWDDDRHCHNGLWDYPDVRGHREVYRPLLEEVQAARALLERLEPGQPLPGATAPIPVSSIL; this is encoded by the coding sequence GTGATCGATGCGACGGGCCACGACCGCTTCGCCACGCAGGACTATGCCCGCCTGGCGGCGGCAGGGATGCAGACGGCACGCGACGGGCTGCGCTGGCACCGCATCGAGGAGCGGCCGGGCGTGTACGAGTTCGGCTCGCTGGAGCGGCAGGTGCGGGCCGCGCGGGCGGCGGGCGTCCAGGTGGTGTGGGACCTGCTGCACTACGGCACGCCCGATCACGTGGACCTGTTCGCCCCGGACTTCCCGGATGTGTTCGCCCGCTTTGCCCGCGCGGCGGCGCTCGCCCTCGCGCCCGAGACGGAGGGACCGCTGTGGCTCTGCCCGGTGAACGAGATCTCCTTCCTGTCCTGGGGTGGGGGCGAGGTCGGGTACCTCAACCCCTTCGTGCGGGGGCAGGGGGGAGTTCTCAAGGCGCAACTGGTCCGTGCGGTGATCCGGGCGATGGACGCGGTGCGCGAGGTCTGCCCGCAGGCCCGTTTTCTCCACGCCGAGCCGCTGCTGAACATCATGGCCCATCCCGGGCAGCCCACTGAGGCCGAGGCCGCCCGGCGCGAGCACGAGGCGCAGTTCGAGGCGCTGGACATGCTGGCGGGCCGCCTACGGCCGGAACTGGGCGGGGCCGAGCGGTACCTGGACGTGATCGGCCTGAACTTCTACCCCTACAACCAGTGGTGGCACCACGACCAACCCGAGAGCCGCGAGCTCGTGCCGTACGGCCACCCCGCCTACCGCCCGCTGCGCGACCTGCTGGCCGCCGTCCACGCCCGGTACGGCCGCCCGCTGCTGCTGGCCGAAACCGGCACCGAGGACGAGGAGCGCCCCGCCTGGTTCCGGATGGTGGCCCGCGAGACGCTGGCGGCCCAGGCGGCAAGCGTGCCCGTTCACGGCGTCTGCCTCTACCCCGTGGTCAACCATCCCGGCTGGGATGACGACCGCCACTGCCACAACGGTCTGTGGGATTACCCGGACGTGCGCGGCCACCGCGAGGTCTACCGGCCACTGCTGGAGGAGGTGCAGGCGGCCCGCGCGCTGCTGGAACGCCTGGAACCGGGCCAGCCTCTCCCTGGGGCGACCGCGCCCATCCCCGTTTCCTCCATACTCTGA